The following proteins come from a genomic window of Trifolium pratense cultivar HEN17-A07 linkage group LG4, ARS_RC_1.1, whole genome shotgun sequence:
- the LOC123923620 gene encoding uncharacterized protein LOC123923620, which translates to MVDAYSNLSDVRVGNFPWCLKVRVIRLWVVKSNLISGQENSIELVLLDEKGCKIHATVRRHLIPLFKAVIIEGEVYTLSAFSVVDAYGLCRPTRHPCRLFFHSTTILEKMVCRAIKMNGLSLVDIGQINSHSCDSNYLVDFMGVMTGISSQNEFLKDGQRVKMIVVEISDHRGFCHVVLFGEIVDYLVQMMTTLDGGLPVVVIQFAKIRFFRGRVLLQNIQNLTRMLFNPPVDESVLLGRRLSKMRGGPAMTVPLIGPPVKPSVVDDFLRLYPKKTIAELKSTPDDGPFIVSGVVDGLVIGEDWWYPSCRCSKRLIINAGYYYCRGCSKHVFEFVPRFRVKIHVTDGIDDAMFVLSDDDVRYLTRTKCSIQLSSSKQVLEGINPPSALMKIEGLKLLFKIVMVSSLNPIYKGAFKVSRVCLDPDIFNAFSLKGTRHTPAKQVYRPVMSEVVYPSGLIEEINQHGEYLSNKSLAGSFDNTLGEEIADYHKRSRDC; encoded by the exons ATGGTTGATGCTTATAGCAATTTAAGTGATGTTCGTGTTGGAAATTTTCCATGGTGTTTGAAGGTTCGTGTGATTCGTCTTTGGGTGGTCAAATCCAATTTAATTTCTGGGCAAGAAAATTCAATTGAGCTTGTGCTTCTTGATGAAAag GGATGCAAGATACATGCTACTGTCCGGAGACACTTGATTCCTTTGTTTAAAGCTGTTATTATTGAAGGTGAAGTTTATACTTTATCTGCGTTTTCTGTTGTTGATGCTTATGGATTATGCAGGCCAACTAGGCATCCTTGTCGGTTGTTTTTtcattctactactattttGGAGAAAATGGTGTGTCGAGCAATCAAAATGAATGGATTGTCGTTGGTGGACATTGGccaaattaattctcattcatGTGATAGTAATTATTTAGTTG ATTTTATGGGGGTAATGACTGGTATATCTTCCCAGAATGAGTTTCTTAAAGATGGTCAACGTGTCAAAATGATTGTTGTTGAGATATCTGATCACAG AGGTTTCTGTCATGTTGTTCTGTTTGGCGAAATTGTTGATTacttggttcagatgatgaccACTCTCGACGGAGGTCTACCGGTGGTTGTTATTCAATTTGCCAAGATCAGATTTTTTCGtg GTCGTGTTCTTTTACAGAATATTCAAAATCTAACTAGGATGTTGTTTAATCCTCCAGTTGATGAATCTGTACTTTTAGGAAGAAG GTTATCTAAAATGCGAGGTGGACCTGCAATGACTGTTCCGTTAATTGGTCCTCCCGTTAAACCTTCGGTCGTGGATGATTTTCTTCGTCTATATCCAAAGAAAACTATTGCTGAGTTGAAATCTACACCTGATGATGGGCCATTTATTGTATCTGGTGTTGTGGACGGTTTGGTAATTGGAGAAGATTGGTGGTACCCTTCGTGTCGTTGTTCAAAACGTTTAATAATTAATGCTGGATATTATTACTGTAGAGGTTGTTCAAAGCATGTGTTTGAATTTGTCCCTAG GTTTCGCGTCAAAATACATGTTACCGATGGCATTGATGATGCCATGTTTGTTCTTTCTGATGATGATGTCCGTTACCTGACCCGTACCAAGTGTAGCATTCAGCTTTCATCATCCAAG CAGGTTTTGGAAGGAATTAATCCACCTAGTGCTTTGATGAAAATTGAAGgtttaaaattgttgtttaagatTGTCATGGTGTCTTCTTTGAATCCTATATACAAAGGTGCTTTCAAAGTTTCTAGGGTTTGTCTTGATCCAGATATTTTCAATGCTTTTTCTCTTAAGGGAACACGCCATACTCCTGCAAAG CAGGTTTATAGGCCAGTAATGAGCGAGGTTGTCTATCCCTCGGGTTTGATTGAAGAGATCAATCAACATGGGGAATATTTATCAAACAAAAGTTTGGCTGGTTCATTTGATAATACACTTGGGGAGGAAATTGCAGATTATCACAAGCGATCTAGAGATTGTTGA